A genomic window from Dehalococcoidales bacterium includes:
- the rpsB gene encoding 30S ribosomal protein S2 — MPDTTTIKQLLEAGAHFGHQTGRWHPRMKNYIFTKRNGIHIIDLEKTAVMLDKACKFVRDIVSQGETILFVGTKKQAQESVEEEAKRCGMYFVNQRWLGGMLTNFATIQARVDQLVRLEDQQARGELTRLSKKEMGKITEKISHLNRQMGGFKEMTRLPGALFIIDPIKEKIALAEAKRMSIPVVGIVDTNCNPDEIDHPIPANDDAIRAVKLICSKMADAVLEGKAGMATSVPTEVVEGKAAAEAEIGAAPGTETLVFTPDEG, encoded by the coding sequence TTGCCAGACACAACCACAATCAAGCAGCTCCTGGAAGCGGGAGCGCACTTCGGTCATCAGACGGGGCGTTGGCACCCGCGGATGAAAAACTACATCTTTACCAAGCGTAACGGCATCCATATTATCGACCTGGAAAAGACCGCCGTCATGCTGGACAAAGCCTGCAAGTTCGTACGGGATATCGTGTCACAGGGGGAGACCATCCTCTTTGTGGGCACCAAGAAGCAGGCGCAGGAATCCGTGGAAGAGGAAGCCAAACGCTGCGGCATGTACTTCGTCAACCAGCGCTGGCTGGGCGGCATGCTCACCAACTTCGCCACTATCCAGGCGCGCGTCGACCAGCTGGTAAGGCTGGAAGACCAGCAGGCCCGCGGTGAGCTGACGCGGCTCTCTAAAAAAGAAATGGGCAAGATTACGGAGAAAATATCCCACCTTAATCGGCAGATGGGCGGCTTCAAGGAAATGACGCGTCTGCCCGGCGCTCTCTTCATCATCGACCCCATCAAGGAAAAAATAGCCTTGGCGGAAGCCAAGCGCATGAGCATCCCCGTGGTCGGCATCGTGGATACCAACTGTAACCCGGATGAAATCGACCATCCCATTCCTGCCAACGATGATGCCATCCGCGCCGTCAAGCTTATTTGCAGCAAAATGGCCGATGCGGTGCTGGAAGGCAAAGCCGGCATGGCTACCAGTGTACCCACGGAGGTAGTCGAAGGCAAGGCAGCCGCCGAGGCTGAAATAGGGGCCGCTCCTGGTACGGAAACTCTGGTTTTCACGCCGGATGAGGGATAA
- the tsf gene encoding translation elongation factor Ts, whose amino-acid sequence MEITAEMVKTLREQCGAGVMDCRNALKTCGGDMEKALEILKEKGLLKAQKKAERATGSGLVECYIHTAGRIGAMVEVNCETDFVARTDEFKELAHALAMQVAAMAPVCVAKENTPEGGEPVADEACLLLQPYIKDPTKTINDIITETIAKIGENVRVRRFSRFELGG is encoded by the coding sequence TTGGAAATCACTGCGGAAATGGTCAAGACGCTCCGCGAGCAATGCGGGGCTGGCGTTATGGACTGCCGCAACGCGCTGAAAACCTGCGGCGGCGATATGGAAAAAGCGCTGGAAATCCTGAAAGAGAAAGGGCTGCTCAAGGCCCAGAAAAAAGCGGAACGCGCCACCGGCTCCGGGCTGGTGGAATGCTATATCCATACGGCGGGACGCATCGGGGCAATGGTGGAAGTCAACTGCGAGACGGACTTTGTCGCCCGCACCGATGAATTCAAGGAATTAGCCCATGCCTTGGCGATGCAGGTGGCGGCCATGGCGCCGGTGTGCGTGGCTAAAGAAAACACGCCGGAAGGCGGCGAGCCGGTGGCCGACGAGGCCTGCCTGCTGCTTCAGCCCTATATCAAAGACCCCACCAAGACGATTAATGACATCATTACCGAGACTATCGCTAAAATAGGAGAAAATGTCAGGGTGCGCCGTTTTTCCCGGTTTGAATTAGGCGGCTAG
- the pyrH gene encoding UMP kinase, which translates to MPGAKYKRVLLKISGEALRGGHSYGIDNPTLEKIALQIKKAVGMGVGIGIVVGGGNIWRGAQAEADGMDRVTADYAGMLATVINALALQDVLERKGVDTRTQSALDIRQVAEPFIRRRAIRHLEKGRVVIFAGGIGNPYMTADTAAALRAIEINAEVLLMTKNGVDGIYTSDPRKDPDAKKIDKITHLKALSMRLKVMDTTALSLCLDNKLPIIVFDPGLQDGMQRAILGEDIGTLVTSEV; encoded by the coding sequence ATGCCTGGAGCCAAATATAAAAGGGTATTGCTCAAAATCAGCGGCGAGGCCTTGCGCGGTGGCCACAGCTACGGCATTGACAACCCCACGCTAGAAAAAATTGCGCTCCAGATAAAGAAGGCCGTGGGGATGGGCGTGGGTATCGGCATTGTGGTGGGCGGGGGAAATATCTGGCGCGGCGCCCAGGCAGAAGCCGACGGCATGGACCGCGTCACCGCGGACTACGCCGGGATGCTGGCCACGGTCATTAACGCTCTCGCCCTGCAGGACGTGCTGGAAAGAAAGGGCGTGGACACCAGGACGCAATCGGCCCTGGATATCCGCCAGGTCGCCGAGCCTTTTATCCGCCGGCGTGCTATCCGCCACCTGGAAAAGGGACGGGTGGTGATTTTCGCCGGGGGCATCGGCAACCCATACATGACGGCGGACACCGCCGCCGCCCTGCGCGCCATAGAAATCAACGCGGAAGTCCTGCTCATGACCAAGAACGGCGTGGACGGCATTTATACCTCCGACCCGCGCAAAGACCCCGACGCCAAAAAGATAGACAAGATAACCCACCTGAAAGCGCTGAGTATGCGCCTCAAGGTGATGGATACCACCGCTCTCTCCCTCTGCCTGGATAATAAACTGCCCATCATCGTCTTCGACCCCGGTCTGCAAGACGGCATGCAAAGGGCGATTTTAGGAGAAGACATCGGCACTCTGGTGACAAGTGAGGTTTAG
- the frr gene encoding ribosome recycling factor, translating into MVTEALKTIEEKMKTSLKVFRADLSTIRTGHASPALVEHVRVEYAGVPMALNQLAGISAPEAGLLVIQPWDKGTLHDIEKAISKSELGLNPSNDGNIIRIAIPPLSEERRQELIKIVHRRTEERRVTMRNLRHEALNDLKKMEKEKTISQDEIKRAQDQLQKLTDYYILEAEKLSKDKERELLEI; encoded by the coding sequence ATGGTAACAGAAGCATTAAAAACCATTGAAGAAAAAATGAAAACCTCATTAAAGGTGTTCCGGGCGGACCTTTCGACCATCCGCACCGGGCATGCCTCTCCGGCGCTGGTGGAACATGTCCGGGTGGAATACGCCGGCGTGCCCATGGCGCTGAATCAACTGGCCGGTATCTCCGCGCCGGAAGCCGGGCTGCTGGTTATCCAGCCCTGGGACAAGGGCACCCTGCATGACATCGAGAAAGCTATCTCCAAGTCCGAGCTTGGTTTGAATCCCTCTAACGACGGTAATATCATCCGCATCGCCATCCCGCCGCTGAGCGAGGAGAGAAGGCAGGAGCTGATCAAGATAGTGCACCGCCGCACCGAGGAGCGCCGCGTCACCATGCGTAATCTGCGGCATGAAGCGTTGAATGATCTGAAGAAGATGGAAAAGGAAAAGACCATATCCCAGGACGAAATAAAACGCGCCCAGGACCAGCTTCAGAAGCTTACCGACTATTATATCCTGGAAGCCGAAAAACTGAGCAAGGACAAAGAACGGGAACTCCTGGAGATTTAG
- the uppS gene encoding polyprenyl diphosphate synthase: protein MENMTTLPRHIAFIMDGNGRWAEQRGLTRLEGHRAGVNNIGAIVRFLAAKHIPYVTLYAFSTENWRRPEKEVSGIFHILEDIIGKESAELHKNGIKIRHVGSLEKLSSKLRQSIREAVELTANNTVMTLGVALNYGGRAEILDAVRGVIADGLKPEEINEESFRRHLYAADFPDVDLVIRTGGEFRISNLLLWQTTYSELYFTPVLWPDLNEAELEKALQAYSQRQRRFGGLNRQ, encoded by the coding sequence ATGGAAAACATGACCACTTTGCCGCGTCATATCGCTTTTATCATGGATGGTAACGGCCGCTGGGCGGAACAGCGCGGGCTGACGCGCCTGGAAGGACACCGTGCCGGCGTTAACAATATCGGCGCCATCGTCCGGTTTCTCGCCGCTAAACACATCCCTTACGTGACGCTGTATGCCTTTTCCACCGAGAACTGGCGCCGGCCGGAAAAAGAGGTCAGCGGCATCTTTCACATTTTAGAGGATATCATCGGTAAAGAGTCCGCCGAGCTGCATAAAAACGGCATAAAAATCCGCCACGTGGGCAGCCTGGAAAAATTATCATCCAAGCTCCGGCAGTCTATCAGGGAAGCGGTCGAACTTACCGCCAATAACACCGTCATGACGCTTGGGGTGGCTTTGAACTACGGGGGTCGGGCAGAAATACTGGACGCGGTGCGGGGGGTTATCGCTGATGGCCTGAAGCCGGAAGAAATCAATGAAGAATCGTTCCGCCGGCACCTTTACGCCGCTGATTTCCCGGATGTGGACCTGGTAATCCGCACCGGCGGCGAGTTCCGCATCAGCAATCTGCTGCTCTGGCAGACCACTTACAGCGAGCTGTACTTTACCCCGGTGCTCTGGCCGGACTTGAATGAAGCGGAGCTGGAGAAGGCTTTACAGGCGTACAGCCAGCGGCAGCGGCGCTTCGGTGGCTTGAACCGTCAATAG
- a CDS encoding phosphatidate cytidylyltransferase: MLKKRLITALWGIPLVIAAVWFDGPISWFTLLAVAAGVLAGMEFYRITGVMKNPPLAVFGLAAILYILVSAHYTDYQSFILVTAAVCSLALLLFVRRRENVFMDWALMLGGVLYIGFLLYLLVILRLDAGRDWLFLALFATFGSDTLAYFVGKAIGRHKMAPAISPGKTWEGAIAGLMGAVIVVLLFTLDASIHLHLACWQAVILGLFISVSGQIGDLVESLLKRSFGVKDSGSIMPGHGGILDRLDSVLFAGAAVYLYYFLVVV, encoded by the coding sequence ATGTTAAAGAAAAGACTTATCACCGCGCTCTGGGGCATTCCGCTGGTTATCGCCGCCGTCTGGTTTGACGGGCCTATCTCCTGGTTCACCCTGCTGGCGGTGGCGGCCGGGGTGCTGGCGGGCATGGAGTTCTACCGCATCACCGGCGTCATGAAAAACCCGCCGCTGGCCGTGTTCGGGCTGGCCGCCATACTGTATATCCTGGTTTCCGCCCATTATACGGACTACCAGTCATTTATCCTCGTTACCGCGGCGGTCTGTTCCCTGGCACTGCTCTTGTTTGTACGCCGCCGGGAAAACGTTTTTATGGACTGGGCGTTGATGCTGGGCGGCGTGCTGTACATCGGTTTTCTGCTGTATCTGCTGGTAATCCTGCGGCTGGACGCCGGGCGCGATTGGCTGTTCCTGGCACTGTTCGCCACCTTCGGCTCGGACACGCTGGCTTACTTTGTCGGCAAGGCCATCGGCCGTCATAAAATGGCCCCGGCTATCAGCCCGGGCAAGACCTGGGAGGGCGCTATCGCCGGACTGATGGGCGCGGTGATTGTGGTTCTCCTGTTCACCCTGGATGCTTCGATACACCTGCACCTTGCCTGCTGGCAGGCGGTTATACTCGGCCTGTTCATCAGCGTTTCCGGGCAGATTGGCGACCTGGTGGAATCCCTGTTAAAACGCAGCTTCGGCGTCAAGGACTCCGGCAGTATCATGCCGGGGCACGGCGGCATCCTAGACCGGCTGGATAGCGTGCTGTTTGCCGGGGCGGCGGTATATCTTTACTATTTCCTGGTGGTAGTTTAA
- the rsmG gene encoding 16S rRNA (guanine(527)-N(7))-methyltransferase RsmG, with product MDKLKSGAARLGIELDASQLQQFETYYRELAAWNERVNLTAVTDCAEVQLKHFLDSLTVAAALPPVNTVKPLNIIDVGTGAGLPGLPLKIAFPGINLTLLEATAKKIRFLRYLVETLGLQDVTILNGRAEEVAHQPQYREKFDVVLSRAVAPLPTLVELTLPLCAVGGCAVAQKKGDIALEMEKSQKAVIMLGGHWREVKPVTLEELDDGRCLVIIDKVSATPAPYPRRPGMPEKRPII from the coding sequence TTGGATAAGCTGAAATCCGGTGCGGCCAGGCTCGGCATAGAACTGGACGCCAGCCAGCTTCAGCAGTTTGAGACCTATTACCGGGAACTGGCCGCCTGGAATGAACGGGTAAATCTTACCGCCGTTACCGACTGCGCTGAAGTGCAGCTAAAGCATTTCCTGGACTCCCTTACCGTAGCCGCGGCCTTACCGCCTGTTAATACTGTTAAGCCCTTGAACATCATCGATGTAGGCACGGGGGCGGGACTGCCCGGCCTGCCGCTGAAAATAGCTTTTCCCGGGATAAACCTTACGCTGCTGGAAGCCACCGCCAAAAAAATACGGTTCCTGCGGTACCTGGTTGAAACGCTGGGGTTGCAGGATGTAACCATCCTGAACGGCCGGGCCGAGGAAGTCGCCCATCAGCCTCAGTACCGGGAGAAATTCGACGTAGTGCTGTCGCGCGCCGTGGCGCCGCTGCCTACTCTGGTAGAGCTTACCCTGCCCTTATGCGCGGTCGGCGGCTGTGCCGTGGCCCAGAAGAAGGGCGATATCGCTCTGGAGATGGAAAAATCTCAAAAAGCCGTCATTATGCTGGGCGGCCACTGGCGGGAGGTAAAGCCGGTGACGCTGGAGGAACTGGATGACGGCCGTTGCCTGGTCATCATCGATAAAGTTTCCGCCACGCCCGCCCCTTATCCCCGCCGCCCCGGCATGCCGGAAAAACGCCCGATTATCTAG
- the pdxS gene encoding pyridoxal 5'-phosphate synthase lyase subunit PdxS, whose protein sequence is MEKGTWKVKTGLAQMLKGGVIMDVVTPEHAKIAEDAGACAVMALERVPADIRAHGGVARMSDPAVIEAIMKAVTIPVMAKCRIGHFVEAQVLQSMGVDYIDESEVLTPADESHHVWKHDFKVPFVCGCRDLGEALRRIGEGAAMIRTKGEAGTGNIVEAVRHMRTVMDEIRKLVNMPQEELMKEAKELGAPLDLVEEVHKTGKLPVVNFAAGGVATPADAALMMQLGAEGVFVGSGVFKSSDPDVRARAIVKAVTHYNDPAIIAEVSKGLGEAMPGLEIKQIPDNELLAKRGW, encoded by the coding sequence ATGGAAAAAGGGACGTGGAAAGTAAAAACCGGGCTGGCCCAGATGCTCAAGGGCGGCGTTATCATGGACGTGGTTACCCCGGAACACGCCAAGATAGCGGAAGACGCCGGGGCGTGTGCTGTGATGGCTCTGGAGCGGGTCCCCGCGGATATCCGCGCTCACGGCGGCGTGGCCCGCATGTCCGACCCCGCCGTTATCGAGGCGATTATGAAGGCGGTTACCATCCCGGTGATGGCTAAATGCCGCATCGGGCATTTTGTGGAAGCCCAGGTATTGCAGTCTATGGGCGTCGACTATATCGACGAATCTGAAGTGCTGACCCCGGCCGATGAAAGCCACCATGTCTGGAAGCATGATTTCAAAGTCCCCTTTGTCTGCGGCTGCCGCGACCTGGGTGAAGCCCTGCGGCGCATTGGCGAAGGGGCGGCGATGATACGCACCAAGGGCGAGGCCGGCACCGGTAATATCGTGGAGGCGGTGCGGCACATGAGGACCGTCATGGACGAAATACGCAAGCTGGTGAACATGCCGCAGGAAGAGCTGATGAAAGAAGCCAAAGAGCTGGGCGCGCCTTTAGACCTGGTGGAAGAAGTCCACAAGACCGGCAAACTGCCGGTGGTCAACTTCGCCGCCGGCGGGGTGGCCACCCCGGCCGATGCCGCTTTAATGATGCAGCTCGGCGCGGAAGGGGTGTTCGTCGGCTCCGGCGTCTTCAAGTCGTCCGACCCCGATGTGCGGGCGCGGGCTATCGTCAAGGCCGTTACCCACTATAACGACCCCGCCATTATCGCCGAGGTGTCCAAGGGTCTCGGGGAAGCCATGCCCGGACTGGAAATCAAGCAAATCCCGGATAACGAGCTGCTGGCCAAAAGAGGTTGGTAA
- the pdxT gene encoding pyridoxal 5'-phosphate synthase glutaminase subunit PdxT: MKIGVLASQGAFAEHITTLNKLDTEAVPVRLPGELKGLDGLIIPGGESTTISLLMNAYDLMREIASLGKDGLPLFGTCAGMILMARKISNNGKATLGLMDISVKRNAFGRQVDSFETNVVIPALGKEPFPAVFIRAPLIESCGGGVDILARLEDNTIVAARQAKMLVSAFHPELTDDLRFHRYFLDIVKDKHNY; this comes from the coding sequence ATGAAAATCGGTGTCCTTGCCTCGCAGGGAGCCTTTGCCGAACATATCACGACGCTGAACAAACTGGATACGGAGGCTGTGCCCGTCCGCCTGCCCGGGGAACTCAAGGGATTAGACGGGCTGATTATTCCCGGCGGTGAAAGCACCACCATCAGCCTGCTGATGAACGCCTATGACCTGATGCGGGAAATAGCCTCGCTGGGAAAGGACGGGCTGCCGCTTTTCGGCACCTGCGCCGGCATGATTCTCATGGCCCGGAAAATATCCAATAACGGCAAAGCCACCCTGGGGCTGATGGACATCAGCGTGAAGCGCAACGCCTTCGGGCGGCAGGTGGACAGCTTTGAGACTAACGTGGTCATACCCGCCCTCGGTAAGGAGCCTTTTCCGGCGGTCTTTATCCGCGCCCCGCTGATTGAAAGCTGCGGCGGCGGTGTGGACATTCTGGCCAGGCTGGAAGATAATACTATCGTGGCCGCCCGGCAGGCTAAGATGCTGGTATCGGCTTTTCACCCGGAGCTGACGGACGACCTGCGTTTTCACAGGTATTTCCTGGATATAGTTAAAGATAAGCACAATTACTAA
- a CDS encoding R3H domain-containing nucleic acid-binding protein, which produces MQQVITDDMDALLEIFPPNIKTPLLQQPDIRDLLEVILDLGRTPEARFLKREIELNDQEIREADIDYVVARISSFGDDNRAGIERTLHRISAIRNRRGHVVGLTCRVGRAVFGTIKIIEDLIQSGRSVLLLGRPGVGKTTMLREVARVLADDIDKRVIIVDTSNEIAGDGDIPHPAIGHARRMQVATPSLQHAVMIEAVENHMPEVIVIDEIGTELEAMAARTIAERGVQLVGTAHGNTLENLMMNPTLSDLIGGIQSVTLGDEEARRRGTQKSILERKSPPTFDIVVEIQERDRVAIHPEVGDAVDALLRDAPADTELRWVDENGEVRIEKLKAEKDVKTKSKKAPKETKTIKLHLYGVNRSRVLQIGRELHLNVDVVENLHDATMLVTSKNYYRRRPQKVRDAESAHIPVYVLRGNTPPQIRQFLSTLYSASEGEMPGGFQSAIVEAEEAVKQVEEEGEEVELSPQGAYIRRLQHLIAQRSDLNSHSTGRDPNRRVRIFKERAR; this is translated from the coding sequence GTGCAACAGGTAATTACCGATGACATGGATGCCCTGCTGGAAATATTCCCGCCGAATATCAAGACACCCCTCTTGCAGCAGCCGGATATCAGAGACCTCCTGGAAGTGATTCTGGACCTGGGACGTACCCCGGAAGCGCGTTTCCTCAAACGAGAGATAGAGCTCAACGACCAGGAAATCCGGGAAGCGGATATAGACTATGTGGTGGCGCGCATCAGCAGCTTCGGGGACGATAACCGCGCCGGCATCGAGCGCACCCTCCACCGTATTTCCGCCATCCGCAACCGCCGCGGCCATGTCGTGGGGCTGACCTGCCGCGTGGGAAGGGCGGTATTCGGCACCATTAAAATTATTGAAGACCTGATTCAGTCCGGCAGGAGCGTCCTGCTTTTAGGCCGCCCCGGCGTGGGCAAGACCACCATGCTGCGGGAAGTGGCCCGCGTGCTGGCGGATGACATAGATAAAAGGGTAATCATCGTGGATACCTCCAATGAAATCGCTGGCGACGGCGATATTCCCCACCCCGCCATCGGGCACGCCCGGCGTATGCAGGTAGCCACCCCCAGCCTCCAGCACGCCGTCATGATAGAGGCCGTGGAAAACCACATGCCGGAGGTTATCGTTATCGACGAAATAGGCACGGAACTGGAAGCCATGGCCGCCCGCACTATCGCCGAGCGCGGCGTCCAGCTGGTGGGCACGGCGCATGGCAACACCCTGGAAAACCTGATGATGAACCCCACTTTGTCCGACCTCATCGGCGGGATACAGTCGGTAACTTTAGGCGACGAGGAAGCCCGCCGCCGCGGCACCCAGAAGTCCATCCTGGAAAGAAAGTCGCCGCCTACTTTCGATATCGTGGTGGAAATCCAGGAGCGCGATAGAGTGGCTATCCACCCGGAGGTCGGTGACGCCGTGGACGCTTTGCTGCGGGACGCGCCGGCCGATACGGAATTACGCTGGGTGGATGAAAACGGCGAGGTGCGGATAGAAAAGCTTAAAGCGGAAAAAGACGTCAAGACAAAGAGCAAGAAAGCGCCCAAGGAGACGAAAACTATCAAGCTGCACCTCTACGGGGTCAACCGTTCCCGTGTTTTGCAGATAGGGCGCGAGCTCCATCTCAACGTGGATGTAGTGGAAAACCTCCACGACGCCACCATGCTGGTGACCTCTAAAAATTACTACCGGCGCCGCCCGCAGAAGGTCAGGGACGCGGAAAGCGCCCATATTCCCGTTTACGTTCTCCGGGGCAATACCCCGCCCCAGATAAGGCAGTTCCTGAGTACGCTTTACTCTGCCTCGGAAGGGGAAATGCCCGGCGGGTTCCAGTCCGCCATCGTGGAAGCGGAGGAAGCGGTGAAACAGGTGGAGGAGGAAGGGGAAGAGGTGGAGCTGAGCCCGCAGGGGGCTTATATCCGGCGCTTGCAGCACCTGATAGCCCAGCGGAGCGACCTTAATTCCCACAGCACCGGCCGCGACCCCAACCGGAGGGTGCGGATATTCAAAGAGCGCGCCAGATGA
- the tmk gene encoding dTMP kinase has product MSLFITFEGGEGCGKSSQSRLLYNRLKKLAIPALLTHEPGVTALGQKITRLLKWSRDIKISPLAELLLFNASRAQLLEEVVSPALAKGIIVICDRFADSTTAYQGYGRGLDLDTVKAVNRTGTQGLLPDLTILLDLPVATGLARKQDEKADRFQTEKLAFHRRVRKGYLDLAKDEPERWLVIDATKSIEEIASIIWQRVSKLLPK; this is encoded by the coding sequence ATGTCTCTTTTTATTACCTTTGAGGGCGGCGAGGGGTGCGGCAAGAGCAGCCAGTCCAGGCTGCTGTATAACCGACTGAAAAAGCTGGCTATTCCGGCTCTCTTGACCCATGAGCCGGGTGTCACCGCCCTCGGCCAAAAAATAACGCGCCTGCTCAAATGGTCGCGGGACATTAAAATTTCGCCGCTGGCGGAACTGCTCTTATTTAACGCCTCCCGCGCCCAGTTACTGGAAGAGGTCGTCAGTCCGGCGCTGGCCAAAGGAATTATTGTTATCTGCGACCGCTTTGCGGATTCCACTACCGCTTACCAGGGCTATGGGCGGGGACTGGATTTAGACACGGTAAAGGCTGTAAACCGGACCGGCACGCAGGGCTTGCTGCCCGACCTTACCATATTGCTGGATTTGCCCGTTGCAACCGGGCTGGCGCGCAAACAGGATGAAAAAGCCGACCGCTTTCAAACGGAAAAGCTGGCCTTCCACCGCCGTGTCCGGAAAGGCTATTTGGACCTGGCTAAAGATGAACCAGAACGCTGGTTAGTTATCGATGCAACGAAAAGCATTGAGGAAATTGCTAGCATCATCTGGCAAAGAGTGAGTAAATTACTCCCAAAGTGA
- a CDS encoding ribonuclease HII: MNRQKPSFAEEKALRNAGFQFIAGVDEVGRGALVGPVMAAAVILPANVRARWKSRVRDSKQLTPEAREYLFDFIRDAAVAVGVGEASSEVIDTVGIAKATRLAMLSAVRNLTPQPQYLLIDYVKLKESALPQKGIVHGDSLCFSIACASIIAKVTRDRLMQEMDKSFPGYGFAGHKGYGTEEHLKRLREKGPCPLHRRSFSPVAVAALGWRL; encoded by the coding sequence GTGAATCGTCAAAAGCCGTCGTTTGCTGAAGAAAAAGCTCTGCGTAATGCCGGGTTCCAATTTATCGCCGGTGTGGACGAGGTAGGGCGGGGCGCTTTAGTGGGGCCGGTCATGGCCGCCGCCGTGATTCTCCCGGCTAACGTCAGGGCCCGCTGGAAAAGTCGTGTGCGGGACAGCAAACAGCTTACTCCGGAAGCCAGGGAATACCTCTTCGATTTTATCCGGGACGCCGCCGTGGCGGTGGGGGTGGGGGAAGCATCCAGTGAGGTCATCGATACGGTGGGCATCGCCAAGGCCACCCGGCTGGCCATGCTGTCCGCCGTCAGGAATCTCACGCCGCAGCCGCAATATCTCCTGATTGACTACGTTAAACTTAAAGAATCCGCGCTGCCGCAGAAGGGCATCGTCCACGGGGACAGCCTGTGCTTTTCCATCGCCTGCGCCTCTATTATAGCTAAAGTTACCCGCGACCGCCTGATGCAGGAGATGGATAAAAGCTTTCCCGGCTACGGCTTCGCCGGGCATAAGGGCTATGGCACGGAAGAGCACCTCAAACGCCTGCGGGAGAAAGGCCCCTGCCCTTTGCACCGCCGCTCTTTTTCCCCGGTGGCCGTGGCGGCCTTGGGCTGGCGATTATGA
- a CDS encoding YraN family protein, whose protein sequence is MKKKETGALGERIAGEFLGKNGYEILETNYRCHEGEIDIIAKQAGTLVFVEVRTKRSRTFGSPEESITSVKKKRLQVLAERYGQERANLPAAWRIDVVAIQLDSSGRVSRIELIENAVDGAG, encoded by the coding sequence ATGAAAAAGAAGGAAACGGGCGCTTTAGGGGAAAGGATTGCCGGTGAATTCCTCGGGAAGAACGGCTATGAAATCCTGGAGACCAACTACCGCTGTCACGAGGGCGAGATTGACATAATAGCAAAGCAGGCGGGCACTCTGGTATTCGTGGAAGTGAGAACGAAGCGCAGCCGTACCTTCGGCAGCCCGGAAGAATCCATAACCAGCGTAAAAAAGAAGCGGCTCCAGGTACTCGCTGAACGCTACGGCCAGGAACGCGCTAACCTCCCCGCCGCCTGGCGCATAGACGTGGTAGCCATCCAGTTGGACAGCAGCGGCCGGGTGTCCCGCATCGAGCTTATTGAAAACGCCGTTGACGGCGCCGGCTAA